A genomic region of Mus musculus strain C57BL/6J chromosome 7, GRCm38.p6 C57BL/6J contains the following coding sequences:
- the Igf2 gene encoding insulin-like growth factor II isoform 2 preproprotein (isoform 2 preproprotein is encoded by transcript variant 5) → MGIPVGKSMLVLLISLAFALCCIAAYGPGETLCGGELVDTLQFVCSDRGFYFSRPSSRANRRSRGIVEECCFRSCDLALLETYCATPAKSERDVSTSQAVLPDDFPRYPVGKFFQYDTWRQSAGRLRRGLPALLRARRGRMLAKELKEFREAKRHRPLIVLPPKDPAHGGASSEMSSNHQ, encoded by the exons ATGGGGATCCCAGTGGGGAAGTCGATGTTGGTGCTTCTCATCTCTTTGGCCTTCGCCTTGTGCTGCATCGCTGCTTACGGCCCCGGAGAGACTCTGTGCGGAGGGGAGCTTGTTGACACGCTTCAGTTTGTCTGTTCGGACCGCGGCTTCTACTTCA GCAGGCCTTCAAGCCGTGCCAACCGTCGCAGCCGTGGCATcgtggaagagtgctgcttccgCAGCTGCGACCTGGCCCTCCTGGAGACATACTGTGCCACCCCCGCCAAGTCCGAGAGGGACGTGTCTACCTCTCAGGCCGTACTTCCG GACGACTTCCCCAGATACCCCGTGGGCAAGTTCTTCCAATATGACACCTGGAGACAGTCCGCGGGACGCCTGCGCAGAGGCCTGCCTGCCCTCCTGCGTGCCCGCCGGGGTCGCATGCTTGCCAAAGAGCTCAAAGAGTTCAGAGAGGCCAAACGTCATCGTCCCCTGATCGTGTTACCACCCAAAGACCCCGCCCACGGGGGAGCCTCTTCGGAGATGTCCAGCAACCATCAGTGA
- the Igf2 gene encoding insulin-like growth factor II isoform 1 precursor (isoform 1 precursor is encoded by transcript variant 1): MGGSVAGFQVPMGIPVGKSMLVLLISLAFALCCIAAYGPGETLCGGELVDTLQFVCSDRGFYFSRPSSRANRRSRGIVEECCFRSCDLALLETYCATPAKSERDVSTSQAVLPDDFPRYPVGKFFQYDTWRQSAGRLRRGLPALLRARRGRMLAKELKEFREAKRHRPLIVLPPKDPAHGGASSEMSSNHQ; encoded by the exons ATGGGCGGCAGCGTCGCCGGCTTCCAG GTACCAATGGGGATCCCAGTGGGGAAGTCGATGTTGGTGCTTCTCATCTCTTTGGCCTTCGCCTTGTGCTGCATCGCTGCTTACGGCCCCGGAGAGACTCTGTGCGGAGGGGAGCTTGTTGACACGCTTCAGTTTGTCTGTTCGGACCGCGGCTTCTACTTCA GCAGGCCTTCAAGCCGTGCCAACCGTCGCAGCCGTGGCATcgtggaagagtgctgcttccgCAGCTGCGACCTGGCCCTCCTGGAGACATACTGTGCCACCCCCGCCAAGTCCGAGAGGGACGTGTCTACCTCTCAGGCCGTACTTCCG GACGACTTCCCCAGATACCCCGTGGGCAAGTTCTTCCAATATGACACCTGGAGACAGTCCGCGGGACGCCTGCGCAGAGGCCTGCCTGCCCTCCTGCGTGCCCGCCGGGGTCGCATGCTTGCCAAAGAGCTCAAAGAGTTCAGAGAGGCCAAACGTCATCGTCCCCTGATCGTGTTACCACCCAAAGACCCCGCCCACGGGGGAGCCTCTTCGGAGATGTCCAGCAACCATCAGTGA
- the Igf2 gene encoding insulin-like growth factor II isoform X2 yields MGGSVAGFQVPMGIPVGKSMLVLLISLAFALCCIAAYGPGETLCGGELVDTLQFVCSDRGFYFSRPSSRANRRSRGIVEECCFRSCDLALLETYCATPAKSERDVSTSQAVLPHLLSRTTSPDTPWASSSNMTPGDSPRDACAEACLPSCVPAGVACLPKSSKSSERPNVIVP; encoded by the exons ATGGGCGGCAGCGTCGCCGGCTTCCAG GTACCAATGGGGATCCCAGTGGGGAAGTCGATGTTGGTGCTTCTCATCTCTTTGGCCTTCGCCTTGTGCTGCATCGCTGCTTACGGCCCCGGAGAGACTCTGTGCGGAGGGGAGCTTGTTGACACGCTTCAGTTTGTCTGTTCGGACCGCGGCTTCTACTTCA GCAGGCCTTCAAGCCGTGCCAACCGTCGCAGCCGTGGCATcgtggaagagtgctgcttccgCAGCTGCGACCTGGCCCTCCTGGAGACATACTGTGCCACCCCCGCCAAGTCCGAGAGGGACGTGTCTACCTCTCAGGCCGTACTTCCG CACCTCCTCTCCAGGACGACTTCCCCAGATACCCCGTGGGCAAGTTCTTCCAATATGACACCTGGAGACAGTCCGCGGGACGCCTGCGCAGAGGCCTGCCTGCCCTCCTGCGTGCCCGCCGGGGTCGCATGCTTGCCAAAGAGCTCAAAGAGTTCAGAGAGGCCAAACGTCATCGTCCCCTGA